The Oryzias latipes chromosome 8, ASM223467v1 genomic interval tcagaccaggaaaacaaagaccttcatggatctgtcggtctgcaggtggaggatcagaaccattgactgaatatgagaactggactgagtggccccgccccctggcattccaaacaggaagtggctctcAGAAactaaaatcccacagacttgagaaataaacagctgttagtcattcattctattggtcagtaaaaacattctggatctgatacttttatttaaacatgtttttgttaatcctCTTTTATTCATgatatatttttctgtaaatcaagttctaaactgaccaatcagatgcttcaacaAAGGTAGGCGGAGCCTCCTTGCCACCCACATCAAAtggtcaaaacatttgattgacacgTTTTCCAGAGCCCGCTctcaagtggaaggggtgtggacctctaacaagctcactcctgattggtgatactggttgccatagaaacattgactcggactgaccaatcactgcttcttgatgttgtctggctccaacatggcggtgttcGTTTAGCAACAACAAGAATGGGGACTGcactgacttcatttggttggagctggaagtcgTTTTcaatggatgacgtcacactggcTCGGTCCAATTCTAAAGAATCAGTCAATGGTTCTAATGGGCCTTGGTTGATCAAGATGCAGTTTGGGGAAATGTACACACAGACACCACGGAGGCCATTTTTCTATTACTGCCTGAGGCCTGTGCGGTCTGAGATGAAGCTCGAGcctttcttcttcctctgaCTATGAACGCTCTCTTCAGcgtgggtttgggggggggggtttacattGTAGAACGGGTCGGTTCTGGATGCGTTTcatgcagaaatgtttcttGTTCTGCAGGGTGAATGTGGACTGTGTGGCTGCGCTGAACGGCTGCAGCAGCTGCGCAGACGCAGAAGGAGTCAAAAGCAAAAAGAGACGGAGAGACGGGGGGGAGGAGGGGCAGCTGGCtgaaaacaagaagaagaagaagaagaagaagaagaagaaacgaGAGGAGGGGGAGGCCGGAAGGAGCAAGCAGGAGACGGTTGACAGGAGGGAGGCGTCTCCGGGGAGGAGCagcaagaagaaaaggaaaaaggaggggGAGAAAAGTAACACTGTTGCTCCTacacctgctgccccccccagaAAAAACCCGCCCAGTGCCCCCCCATCAGCTGGAAGCAACAAGAAGAAGGCCCCAGCCAAAACGCAGAGttcctccacagagtccagCAGCGAGGAAAGCAACTGCCCCAAAAGAACTGCCGCAAGGACGGCGCCCCCCACCCCTGCTGCTTCCAAAACGCCCCCAAACACCAAGCCCCCCCAGAAGAACACACGGCCTCCCTCTTCATCGTCCTCAGAAACAGACTCTGATGGAagtacccccacccccaaatgcCCAGAAGCTCCGTCAGCGCTGAAACAGACAGATGTGGTCCAGGCAGCCCCCCCTCAGGacaaaggggcggagcctgctgATGCTGGGAGTGAGGAAGAGATCCAGCTGGTCATCCGACGGCCGCAGCAGCCTAACAGACACGCGGACGGCCTCTGGTCACGGCGCGGCGGCGGCAGGGGGGCGCGTGGAGGtgctgggggggcagcaggccGGGGCCTCAGCGGTCAGAACAGTGACAAAGAGCCCCCCCTCCAGGCGCGTTCCCCGACCAACACGCCACCGCTCCTCCAGGTCAGTCCCCGCCCCTTTTCTCTTACGCTGCAGACGGAGGAAACGTCTGAATCTGGtgcttgtgtgtctgcagaATGGAGCCGGGGGCCCCCCCACACGGGACTACAGCTCCATGCCCCTGCTGGCCGCTCCTGCACAGCCGGGGCAAAGGATCGCTTTCAAGGTGAGGTCCGTCCTCCAACGTCACAAACATCTGACTGCTGAGGGGCTCCGCTTGGATTTAGAAACATcccaaacaaaagtttaaacctCAAACGTCCAGAAATCTGACAACTGATGACAGAATTTACCAGAGTGGAGAACAGCAgctccagcttcagctgctccagcttcagctgctccagcttctgctgctccagctgctgctgctccagcttcagctgctccagctgctgctgctccagcttcagctgctccagctgctgctgctccagctgctgctgctccagcttcagctgcttAAGGTCTagctgctccagcttcagctgctccagctgctgctgctccagcttcagctgcttAAGCTCtagctgctccagctgctgctgctccagcttcagctgctccagctgctgctgctccagctgctgctgctccagcttcagctgctccagcttcagctgctccagctgctgctgctccagcttcagctgcttAAGCTCTagctgctccagcttcagctgctccagctgctgctgctccagcttcagctgcttAAGCTCtagctgctccagctgctgctgctccagcttcagctgctccagcttcagctgctccagcttctgctgctccagctgctgctgctccagcttcagctgctccagctgctgctccagcttcagctgctccagctgctgctgctccagcttcagctgctcaagcttcagctgctccagctgctgctgctccagcttcagctgctcaagCTCtagctgctccagctgctgctgctccagcttcagctgcttAAGCTCtagctgctccagctgctgctgctccagcgtcagctgctccagcttcagctgctccagctgctgctgctccagctgctgctgctccagcttcagctgctccagcttcagctgctccagcttctgctgctccagctgctgctgctccagcttcagctgctccagctgctgctgctccagcttcagctgcctccagcttcagctgctccagctgctgctccagcttcagctgctccagctgctgctgctccagcttcagctgctcaagcttcagctgctccagctgctgctgctccagcttcagctgctcaagctctagctgctccagcttcagctgctcaagctctagctgctccagcttcagctgctccagctgctgctgcttcagctgctccagctgctgctgctccagcttctgctgctccagcttcagctgctccagctgctgctgcttcagctgctccagctgctgctgctccagcttctgctgctccagcttctgctgctccagcttctgctgctccagctgctcctgctccagcttctgctgctccagcttcagctGCCTCCAGTttcagctgctccagcttctgctgctccagcttctgctgctccagTTGCTGCTCCAGCTTaagctgctccagctgctgctccagcttcagctgctccagctgctgctccagcttcagctgctccagctgctgctgctccagcttcagctgctcaagcttcagctgctccagctgctgctgctccagcttctgctgctccagctgctgctccagcttcagctgctccagctgctgctgctccagcttcagctgctcaagctctagctgctccagcttcagctgctccagctgctgctgcttcagctgctccagctgctgctgctccagcttcagctgctccagctgctgctgctccagcttcagctgctccagctgctgctgctccagcttcagctgctccagctgctgctgctccagctgctgctgctccagcttcagctgctccagctgctgctgctccagctgctgctgctccagcttcagctgctccagctgctcctgccccagcttcagctgctccagcttcagctgctccagctgctgctgctccagcttctgctgctccagctgctgctgctccagctgctgctgctccagcttcagctgctccagctgctgctgctccagcttcagctgctccagcttcagctgctccagcttcagctgctccagctgctgctgctccagcttcagctgctccagctgctgctgctccagcttcagctgctccagctgctgctgctccagctgctgctgctccagcttctgctgctcaagctctagctgctccagcttcagctgctccagctgctgctccagcttcagctgctccagcttcagctgctccagctgctgctgctccagcttctgctgctccagctgctgctgctccagcttcagctgctccagctgctgctccagtttcagctgctccagcttctgctgctccagcttcaaATAAAGaatcttcttttttaatcaatcatGAATAATGACAATATCTGCTCAGATACTGACCAATGTACTGTAACAATTATGTCATCATTCATTTAAATAGGGGTTAGAAGATATTCACTTTGTGCTGTACTTTAGCTCTTTTGAGCCTCCTGGTTTGCCGTAGCACAAACTGATGATGTTTGCTTCCATCCTGCACAGCTGCTGGAGCTGACGGAGAACTACACCCCCGAGGTGTCTGAGTATAAGGTCAGCGAGCATCCACCAAGACGGCCAGGTCTCTAACAGCTTTAAGCCTTTCTCCTaaactgtgtgcgtttgtgcgCCTTAGGAGGCAAAGATTGTGAGCTTTGACCCGACCACCAAACAGATTGAGCTTGAACTTCTTCACGCCTCCAAAGGTAAGGATCCTCTGGGCTGATCTGAGCAGATGCTCTGTCGATGTAAAGATTGCCTGCACCTTGGACCTTCAGCATGCTCCGAGTCGTCTGCGGACACAATTGGTCGACTGGTACCGACATGGTGgaggagcttttattttggtggaggagcttttattttggtgacacCTCAGTTCCTGATTGAAACATTTGCACAGATTTGTGTCTCACCTTGGATGGAGGCGGAGTCTCACAGCCGGAATGCTCTTCGATCTGACGTCCATTTAACTGTTACCATTAATCACATTTAAGAtcaaaggttttttcttttaaatttccatttaaaaacatttttggtgtttttttacataataaggGAAAATAGGCTTTTCGAGTTGAagattataaattatttttgtatttaaatcttTCCTAAAACATCTGAACCCCAGAACAAACCTAAACAACACTTTCTGGATGAAGATGACTGAAAAAGCTGTTGAGATCCATTTAGTGTAGGAAGCACTTCCTCCGCCTTACGGCCTTTCTACGGAGCCCTCCAAgtgccagtggttaaaaaaatgtgttcaggaTTACCGATCTGTACGCAAGAATTAGTAAACCATACACGCTTTATcagtatgtttgttttttaaccactggcaccTGCAGGGCTCCGTACCGTTCAGACTATCATCCACCAACTACTAGACTGAATCCTGGTGGGGCTGAAATCCCACCCGGGGTCACCTGAGTCCACTTATTGGTTCCTGTATTCCTCTGTCCTTGTCATCCATCGatgctcctcctgcagctcctgttgAACCGGgcaagtttgacctggtttaccAGAATCCAGATGGCTCCGAACGAGTGGAGTACGCCGTCTCCAGGGGGTCAAAGGTGAGCCTCCTCCCGGTCAGTGGATTCCTGTCCTGTAACATCCGTCCTGACCCCGTTTGCATGTCCTCCAGGTGACGGAGCGCTGGGAGTCTCTGCTGGAACCCAGACTCGTCCTTGAGGTTTGACGTTTACGTCTCTGCTTTGGCCCAGAAAAAGTTTTAGACCAAAGAACTGAAGTCTGGAACACACCGGTTTGATGTTTTGTACAGTTTTGTGACCATGGCGACCTGctaataaacttttttatgaAATGATCTGCAGGTTTGAGTCTGCAGTCTTTCCTATAGCTTACTGCTGTCATGAATGTAAATGATGGTCATTCATTCAGCTCAAACTGTCTAAAAAAGTTCTTGACAAATGATTTAAAGAGGTGGAGGATTGATAattgtgaggaaactggagattctaaacaggactgtaaGTTAGGTTCGTTCCCCTTCAgcttcctgcacacagaaataaatgaataagaCTCGGAGACAGctacttatcttttgtggaggttttacttcgtacaaacacaaaggggacagacagatgaacagggtgcattcaaagtccgaaccaaggagctcagagatgggcttggtataaaaaccctgcatttgcatattcagaagatcgtccgataGACCctgtgtgaaaatcacgcccccAGGTTGCTGCTGGAAAGGCGCttcaaggctaaagtgaagataactcTGAGGCCTCCTCAGcagatcacacatgcacagaaaaagggaggagcatagtttggctgtgctttcttcaaatgtaatataattttgagatgacaatacatgctcagtgaattaagtttaaaccattagtgtaataaaagttaaaggcagtttctaactattcttcacaataATTATCAGACATTTTTAACCCTGTGAAGCCCCcaacatcaaagaattgacagaatattcttttttttttattaggatgtgttttaaaccctttgatgaaatcacCAAACAGCTAATAGTAATGTAATTGTATGAGATATAAATAGTATCAATTATATGTTGGGTGACTGTCAAGGTTTTGGTCACAACGTTAGTTTATGATGCAAAAATATAGACCTGAGAGTTCAGGAAAAAAGCGTCTTATTTagccactgtctcaaatttgatccacacatttttaacattcatATAGAATTGATCAACATTTGAATTATTCCAGTACAGCAAGCAGTAAGTCAAACATtaataacaatagatgagttattctcatcATGAATTTTAGAACATTAGCTAAACTTTTCCTACCAAAAGTTAAGATTGAagggaagcagccattttgaaatgatgggGAAAgaccttctactgcccctagtggatttttgatttgatttgatttatttaagtgtcatgcactaatgtgcccagcccacacgggcttatatgacactgaaagacaaaatacacaatacataaagatacatgcccatcaccaaaaatacaataatccccctaatcagagtctaacagaatacaaagtctccattcttattgtccatgcctttgacacaaaatttgccaaacaaaagatttcattttcaaaaagccaacgtaaaattttgtcttcagataaccaaaacaaatcaggacatttcttttctattaccTCATACAAacaaagtctctgtttttcatacaaaggacaataaaacaaaaaatgaaattcatcctCCATCACTTGCAGCTCACAGACCTCACAGTCTTTCCTCCTCAGGAATGCCTTTAAAGCGCCCTActtccacctgtagggggagcactcctgctctcagttgtgtcctctttttaagttatatataacatatggctcagcagaaaatgtgtccttaatttgcaaataagttcgtaattttggtttttgaagcaagtggaatgatgatgaactacctGGACCCAGTTCCATCCACGGGTATTGATCATGCTAGTGAGGTAGGGGTCAATGAGttctatcactagaggagacacgcccgcttgggaagcctggccgacggtggcggagcgcgacgccatcttggtgaggtcgacgacgcccacatgacaatgatttccattgcttttagtggtgtctaggtagcttttatatactatatatatttttacatttatatttatttatacatatatgtaaatatattatatttatatatatagatacatcatttgttgttaaagaagagaaacaggcagccttaaaagctcaaactttaatgaaaatgcattgttgcaggacttcttacgaagaaaaaaacaatttcaaagagtttttaaaaataatttctaaacatttagaagttttagacctct includes:
- the coil gene encoding coilin translates to MAALGDSLIRLRLLFDYPPPAVAGCRMCWLLVDRNACRVVADLEGLIRQKFEFSRGSVLSLFVEDCYLPHTESIFVVRDNDSVRVNVDCVAALNGCSSCADAEGVKSKKRRRDGGEEGQLAENKKKKKKKKKKKREEGEAGRSKQETVDRREASPGRSSKKKRKKEGEKSNTVAPTPAAPPRKNPPSAPPSAGSNKKKAPAKTQSSSTESSSEESNCPKRTAARTAPPTPAASKTPPNTKPPQKNTRPPSSSSSETDSDGSTPTPKCPEAPSALKQTDVVQAAPPQDKGAEPADAGSEEEIQLVIRRPQQPNRHADGLWSRRGGGRGARGGAGGAAGRGLSGQNSDKEPPLQARSPTNTPPLLQNGAGGPPTRDYSSMPLLAAPAQPGQRIAFKLLELTENYTPEVSEYKEAKIVSFDPTTKQIELELLHASKAPVEPGKFDLVYQNPDGSERVEYAVSRGSKVTERWESLLEPRLVLEV